The Syntrophobacterales bacterium genome contains the following window.
CGTAACGGATGTAGAGCGTTTTTGTCTCTTTTAAGGTGAACTCCCCTGTCAGCACTGCCGGCTCGAAGATCGGGGTCTTCTTTCGGATGCGGCCCTGGGGGTCTATGATGGCGCTGATCCCGGTATTTGCCGCCCTTAGCACAAACCTGTCGGATTCCACAGCCCTGAACACATAAAACGCAAGGTGCTGATATGGGGCAGACGTGCGGTCATACCAGGCGTCGTTCGTGATATTTACAAGGACCTGGGCGCCCCTTTGCACAGTCTCTCTTGTTATGTAAGGGAATACGCCCTCATAGCAGATGAGCATGCCGATCCTGCCTTTATCTGTGCACACCGGCTCATGGTTTTCTCCTGGAAAAAACTCACCGACCTGCATGCTTAATTTTTCGCTTAGTTTTTCAAGGAAGGAAAGCCAGGACCTGAGCGGCGTGTACTCCCCGAAGGGGACGAGGTGGCCCTTGCTGTACCGTCCCTCTTCTCTGTTGTCGGGGCCGAGCACATAAGCGGAGTTATAAAGTCTGTTGTCTGCGGTCCTCGATACGGTACCGAAGAGGAGGAGGGCCCCGGTAATGGAGGGTAAACTCCCTATATATGTTTTTACATTAGGCTCCTGATCGAAGATAACAGGTATCGCGGTTTCTGGCCACACCACAATGTTGACGTCTTTATCTGTATTCACCGTGGCCTGGTAGTACGTGTTGACGGTCTTTACCTTGAACGCTTCGTCCCACTTGACGTCTTGGGCGATATTTCCCTGTATTATAGCGGCTTTCAATCCACCAGAATCTTGGGAATGGAGTTTTGCGATTCCATATGTGATTGATGAAAGCAACAAGACAAATATGACGGCAGAATATACGAGGGAAATCTTTCTTCTGCGGAGCAGAGTGAAGGCAATGGCATTCACCGCCACAATGAGGAAGGAGATGAAATAGGTACCCGTAATGGAGGCCACCTGAATAAAAGGGAGGAAGTTATATTGCGAGTGGGCCAGGAAACTCCAAGGGAATCCTGTGAGAAGAGCGCCTCTCAGGTATTCAAGCATTATCCAGATTGGAGGTGCGGTGAGATAGAAAGGGATGGAGAACTTGTTCTGAAGAAACATGATCCCGAGAGCGAAGCATGCCGTATAGGTGGCCATATAAAATACGAACAGCATTAGGATGAGAAAACTGAGATAGATATTGATGCCGCCATACTTGTGCATGGCGACGATAACCCAGTAAATCAATCCCAGGTAGCAGGCGACCCCGGTGATATAGCCCGATATCAGGCTTCGCCGAAAACTTCCTTCGTCCAGCGAATAGAACAGGGGAATGAGGGCAAAAAAGGCGAGATATGAGAGAGAAACAGGCGGCTGGATGAGGACGAGCAGGGCACCTGAGAGGAGAGGAAGGCTAAAGGGTGATCTCTTTATAGATTTCAAGCGACGTAACATACGTGAGAAGCTTTTTTTCCCTGTATCTCATTCTCCTGCTCTCGTTGCCTCCCTTTTCGTGGTCAAAACCGACTATATGAAGTAACCCATGAATAATAAGGGCGGCAACCCTTTCGTAGAAAGGGATGTGAGCCCCATCTGCCTCTTCCTGCGCCTTCTCAAGAGAGATTATAATATCGCCGATTATTTCACAAGGTAATTCCGGCATTTCCGGTTTACGTGCCTCCCCGGGACCGACTGCGGCGCCGGAGGAGCTTCCGTGACAGACCCCTCCAAGATAAGAAAAAGATATCACATTCGTTGGCCTGTCTTTTCCGAAAAATTCCCTGTTCAGTTTTTGTATTTGCCTGTTATTAATAAACAGGATGCTCACATCCTTATCCGGTAGCTTTAAATACTTGAGTAGGTTTTCCGTTATCTTTTGTATGCGCCTTTTGTCCGTTTTGAACGATCTTTGGGAATCTCTTATCAGCGCCGTCATTGGTTGTCCTTTCCGGGTATTGTATTCGATGGTGGAATATGCCTATCAGGATCGTGATGAAGCTTTTTTGAATTGCATAGAGGTCCTTCAACGTAAGTTCACACTCGTCAAGTTGCCCGTCAAGGAATATATTCTCTATGATATTTTGAATATGCGTCTCAATCCGCTTCGGCGTCGGCTCTTCAAGAGTCCTTGATGACGCCTCTACTGCATCGGCGAGCATGAGAATGCCTGCATCCCTTGTCTGGGGTTTAGGCCCCAAGTATCTGAAATCATTTTCGTTTACGAGATGAAACTTCGGGTCCTCCAATTCCTTCGCCCTGCTGAAAAAATAACTGACCACGCTGGTTCCATGGTGCTGACGTATCATTTCCGTTATTTTTCGTCCGAGTTTGTATTTGTCGGCAAGATCAACGCCTTCTTTTACGTGGGAAAGAATGATGAGGGCGCTCATGTTAGGGCTTAGCCCCTTGTGAGCGTCATCAAAACTGATCCTGTTTTCAATGAAATAATGAGGCAGTTTAAGTTTTCCTATGTCGTGGTAATACGCTGATACGCGGGTCAGGAGAGGGTGGGCTCCGATACTCTCGGCAGCGGCTTTCGCAAGGTTGCCCACAAGAATGCTGTGATGATACGTGCCCGGGGCTTCAACCATCATGGCTTCAAGGAGTGGGTGTTCAAGGTTTGCCAACTCCAGGAGTTTTATGTCCGTGGTGTAGGCGAAGAGATGTTCTATGATGGGAAGGAGACCGAGGGCGATAAAACTGCTCCCTATACCGCTCAAAAGGATAAAGACTATTTTTATGGGAATGTCGGACAGAGATTCTCCGAAAAACACGTGAAAAAGAATCATGGCGAAGCTCATGATAAAGGCAGTGTAGATCCCTGCCTTCAGGATCGTGTTCCTGTTCTCACATCTTCCAGAGAAATGGGAGGCAAGGATGTTTGCGAGCAGAGTATAGAGAAATACGGCAAAGCTTTCCTGAAAAGCAAATCCCATGGCTATACTTAAGATAAGAGAAAAAATGATGGTGGCTTCCGAAAAGAGGACGATCCTCATTATGATCCCGAACAGAAATATGGGTACAATGTAGAATATGTAAGTCGCATTGTCTTGGACGAAATATCCGAAAATGAGGACCAGCGCTTTTACGAAGGAAATAGTAAATACAGTGAGAAGGGAGCCAAAGATAAGGTCTTTTTGTGACAGTGCAAATTTCTTGATGTTTGTCCGGGCATATTCATAAATGACGGCAATGGACAGAAAGAGCAAAGCAAAGATGGACAGGAACTTCCCAATTACCACCTCCTTTTTTTCAAGCTCGTTTAGTCGTGAAAGGATACTGAGATGTAAATCGTTGACCCGTTCCCCTTCTCTGACGATGATTTCGCCTTTTTTTACCGTTATCCCGGTCCCGGGGATACGCAACTCTGAGGGAGATTTGATGTTCTCCCTCGAAATATCACCAAGATTGTACCTGGCGATCTGGAATGGATACCTGATATGTATGATTAGAGTGAGAGCTAAAGCAAAGAAGAAAAGAACAGAAATTTTTTTCCAGTCGGGATGTGAGGTAGGTTTATCTTTCTTATCCTTAAGAATTTGCATTGTTCCTACCCCTAGATTCCGACTCTCTTGTTGAATAAGCCTTGATGATTTTCTGAAGCAGAGGGTGCCTAACCACGTCTCTGCCGGTGAAATACACAAACTGAATACCCTTTATTCCCTTGAGAATACCCTGAATTTCCACAAGGCCGCTCGATTTCTTGTCCGGGAGGTCAATCTGTGTCACATCACCGGCAATCACGGTCTTTGAGGAGAATCCGAGCCTCGTAAGAAACATTTTCATCTGTTCTGACACCGTGTTCTGGGCCTCGTCAAGAATGATAAAGGCATCGTTCAGAGTTCTTCCTCTCATGAAAGCCAGGGGCGCGATCTCTATTATCCCCTTTTCGAGCAGCCTGGTGGCCCTTTCCATGTCTACCATGTCGTAGAGCGCGTCATAGAGAGGTCTAAGGTAAGGATTTACTTTATCGTGCAAAGTCCCGGGAAGGAAGCCGAGCTTTTCCCCCGCTTCAATGGCCGGTCTGGTCAGAATGATCCTGGACACCTCTTTTCTGTAATACGAGGAGAGGGCCATGGCCATGGCGAGATATGTCTTGCCGGTGCCCGCCGGGCCTATGCCGATAACCATGTCGTGCTTTTTTACAGCCTCTATATAAATCTTCTGATTGCGCGTCTTCGGGGTTATCAGCTTCTTTGAGGGGAAAATATAGATCTGGTCTTTGTATAACTCGTCAAGCATATTATTGGTATGGACGATGTGGCGTACCGCATGATCTATATCGGCCTGGTTCACGATAAAGCCTTTCTTGATGATCCCATGAAGCTGTCCGATTACCTTATTGGTGTTTTCAATTTCTTTTTTTTCGCCTATGATCGTGAGATGGTTGCCTCTGATGCTGGTCTTTACATTGAAGTATTTCTTCAGGTATTTTATATTTTCATCCTGCGGACCAAATAGATTTCGCGCAACATTTGTGTCATCAAAGGAAAGCTTTAAGAGCCCTTCCTCGTGTCTTCTGTCTTCCAAAAAAGCCGATTGACCTCCTCATCAGGGACTAATTTTCTAGAGAACATTATATCATAATAATGGCATTTGCAATAGGCTTGTCCATAAATATCTTGCTCACCGACCAGAGGCAGAGCATTGTATCTGGTCCTGGATGTATGCCCATCTTTATCAACATTTCTGAATGTTGTTCTCCAGGTAATGCATCTTTTTCTGAGAGGGTAACGAAATAGGAAGGTACGTCGATAAATCATTGCGTTGTTTCTTTTCCCTTCGTGATGGTGTCGGTATATGAGGTTGGATGAGGTGTTCCGCCCAAGACATGCTCTGTAGCATCGCGGGTCTTAAGAATGATCCTGCGAA
Protein-coding sequences here:
- the lnt gene encoding apolipoprotein N-acyltransferase — translated: MKSIKRSPFSLPLLSGALLVLIQPPVSLSYLAFFALIPLFYSLDEGSFRRSLISGYITGVACYLGLIYWVIVAMHKYGGINIYLSFLILMLFVFYMATYTACFALGIMFLQNKFSIPFYLTAPPIWIMLEYLRGALLTGFPWSFLAHSQYNFLPFIQVASITGTYFISFLIVAVNAIAFTLLRRRKISLVYSAVIFVLLLSSITYGIAKLHSQDSGGLKAAIIQGNIAQDVKWDEAFKVKTVNTYYQATVNTDKDVNIVVWPETAIPVIFDQEPNVKTYIGSLPSITGALLLFGTVSRTADNRLYNSAYVLGPDNREEGRYSKGHLVPFGEYTPLRSWLSFLEKLSEKLSMQVGEFFPGENHEPVCTDKGRIGMLICYEGVFPYITRETVQRGAQVLVNITNDAWYDRTSAPYQHLAFYVFRAVESDRFVLRAANTGISAIIDPQGRIRKKTPIFEPAVLTGEFTLKETKTLYIRYGDYFVTLCVIFLAALILASPKVRAYRRRP
- the ybeY gene encoding rRNA maturation RNase YbeY; its protein translation is MTALIRDSQRSFKTDKRRIQKITENLLKYLKLPDKDVSILFINNRQIQKLNREFFGKDRPTNVISFSYLGGVCHGSSSGAAVGPGEARKPEMPELPCEIIGDIIISLEKAQEEADGAHIPFYERVAALIIHGLLHIVGFDHEKGGNESRRMRYREKKLLTYVTSLEIYKEITL
- a CDS encoding HDIG domain-containing protein; translation: MQILKDKKDKPTSHPDWKKISVLFFFALALTLIIHIRYPFQIARYNLGDISRENIKSPSELRIPGTGITVKKGEIIVREGERVNDLHLSILSRLNELEKKEVVIGKFLSIFALLFLSIAVIYEYARTNIKKFALSQKDLIFGSLLTVFTISFVKALVLIFGYFVQDNATYIFYIVPIFLFGIIMRIVLFSEATIIFSLILSIAMGFAFQESFAVFLYTLLANILASHFSGRCENRNTILKAGIYTAFIMSFAMILFHVFFGESLSDIPIKIVFILLSGIGSSFIALGLLPIIEHLFAYTTDIKLLELANLEHPLLEAMMVEAPGTYHHSILVGNLAKAAAESIGAHPLLTRVSAYYHDIGKLKLPHYFIENRISFDDAHKGLSPNMSALIILSHVKEGVDLADKYKLGRKITEMIRQHHGTSVVSYFFSRAKELEDPKFHLVNENDFRYLGPKPQTRDAGILMLADAVEASSRTLEEPTPKRIETHIQNIIENIFLDGQLDECELTLKDLYAIQKSFITILIGIFHHRIQYPERTTNDGADKRFPKIVQNGQKAHTKDNGKPTQVFKATG
- a CDS encoding PhoH family protein; this encodes MEDRRHEEGLLKLSFDDTNVARNLFGPQDENIKYLKKYFNVKTSIRGNHLTIIGEKKEIENTNKVIGQLHGIIKKGFIVNQADIDHAVRHIVHTNNMLDELYKDQIYIFPSKKLITPKTRNQKIYIEAVKKHDMVIGIGPAGTGKTYLAMAMALSSYYRKEVSRIILTRPAIEAGEKLGFLPGTLHDKVNPYLRPLYDALYDMVDMERATRLLEKGIIEIAPLAFMRGRTLNDAFIILDEAQNTVSEQMKMFLTRLGFSSKTVIAGDVTQIDLPDKKSSGLVEIQGILKGIKGIQFVYFTGRDVVRHPLLQKIIKAYSTRESESRGRNNANS